A region from the Halobacillus mangrovi genome encodes:
- a CDS encoding IucA/IucC family protein, translated as MQYKDEVQTTLQASNWKKVNQKLMAKMLAEYMYEDMIQPVVIGKEAKGHLYELQISQQKKYQYKAESRLFDSFDVKWWTIKKIDGSKEIDAESAVELLVDLKEIIGMSPETTGHLIKEMNATLIADAHLMEKEATSDNLLNVDYADLEGYMKGHPWITYNKGRIGFGYDDYLAYSPEQQKKLKLSWLAVHQSLASFQTITGLSYQDLLDQELSKNEKLRFAGEVEKAGQDPNEYYFFPVHEWQWKNVLIQNFPEEIAHRKLIPLGDGDDHYLPQQSIRTFVNKTSKQKHHVKLPMSILNTLVYRGLPAERTVIAPKVTELIKGIHEQDSFLKDECRVILPGENASINVDQKNFTAVENAPYQYLEMLGTIWRESIYTYLVEGEQAITLAALLHEDHNEKPFVKSLIEASGLKTEDWMSQFFKVVMDPLLHYLYQYGTVFSPHGQNTILVLKEAVPHRLAIKDFVDDVNITDQDFPELYGLSSDLKSVLRSEPPEGLTQFIFTGLFICHLRYLSHVLENHKLLPEKEFWALLADAIHEYQDRFSHLKDRFELFDFFQPELTKLCLNRNRMVDYGYSDGDDRPHASEFGKVSNALFEFRERTNI; from the coding sequence ATGCAATATAAAGACGAAGTTCAAACCACTCTTCAGGCATCTAATTGGAAAAAGGTAAATCAAAAATTGATGGCTAAAATGCTGGCTGAATATATGTATGAAGACATGATTCAACCCGTTGTAATTGGGAAGGAAGCGAAGGGTCATTTGTATGAGCTTCAGATCTCACAACAGAAAAAATATCAGTATAAGGCTGAGTCACGTCTTTTTGATAGTTTTGATGTAAAGTGGTGGACGATTAAAAAGATTGATGGATCCAAGGAAATTGATGCTGAGAGTGCGGTTGAATTGTTAGTAGATCTTAAAGAGATCATTGGCATGTCACCAGAAACGACTGGTCATTTGATTAAGGAAATGAACGCAACCTTGATTGCAGATGCTCATTTAATGGAAAAGGAAGCCACTTCCGATAATCTTCTTAACGTGGATTATGCTGACCTTGAAGGATATATGAAAGGCCACCCTTGGATTACATACAACAAAGGGAGAATTGGTTTTGGTTATGATGATTACCTCGCTTATTCTCCTGAGCAGCAAAAAAAGCTGAAACTATCATGGCTGGCTGTCCATCAAAGTCTGGCTAGTTTCCAAACTATTACGGGACTATCTTATCAGGATTTACTTGATCAGGAATTAAGCAAGAATGAAAAACTCCGCTTTGCGGGAGAAGTAGAAAAAGCGGGGCAGGATCCTAACGAATATTATTTCTTCCCTGTGCACGAATGGCAATGGAAGAATGTATTGATTCAGAACTTCCCGGAAGAAATTGCTCATCGTAAGCTTATTCCGTTAGGTGACGGGGATGATCACTATCTCCCTCAGCAATCGATCCGGACATTTGTGAACAAAACTTCAAAACAGAAACATCATGTCAAATTACCGATGAGTATCCTGAATACACTTGTCTATCGAGGTCTGCCAGCTGAACGGACAGTGATTGCGCCTAAGGTGACAGAATTGATCAAAGGAATTCATGAACAGGATTCATTCTTGAAAGATGAATGCAGGGTTATTCTTCCAGGTGAAAATGCGAGTATCAATGTCGATCAAAAAAATTTTACAGCCGTAGAAAATGCTCCTTATCAATACTTAGAGATGCTAGGTACGATATGGAGAGAGAGCATATATACGTATTTAGTAGAAGGAGAGCAAGCGATTACACTGGCAGCTTTACTCCACGAAGATCATAATGAAAAGCCGTTTGTAAAGAGTCTGATAGAAGCGTCGGGTTTAAAAACTGAGGATTGGATGAGCCAGTTCTTCAAGGTGGTCATGGATCCGCTTCTTCACTATCTCTATCAGTATGGAACTGTCTTTTCTCCGCATGGGCAAAATACAATTCTCGTTTTGAAGGAGGCAGTACCGCATCGCTTAGCTATTAAAGACTTCGTTGATGATGTAAATATCACTGACCAAGATTTCCCAGAATTATACGGTCTGTCTTCTGATTTGAAATCAGTTCTTAGAAGCGAGCCCCCAGAAGGATTGACCCAATTTATCTTTACAGGATTATTTATCTGTCACTTGCGTTATTTAAGTCATGTCCTTGAGAATCACAAGCTTCTTCCTGAAAAGGAGTTCTGGGCACTATTAGCAGATGCTATTCACGAGTATCAGGATCGTTTCTCTCATCTGAAGGATCGTTTCGAGCTGTTCGATTTCTTCCAGCCGGAATTAACAAAGCTTTGTCTGAATCGAAATCGAATGGTGGACTATGGGTATTCTGATGGGGACGACCGGCCCCATGCATCCGAATTCGGAAAAGTCTCCAACGCTCTATTTGAATTCAGAGAAAGAACTAACATATAG
- a CDS encoding arginine deiminase family protein, whose translation MDVHLNCWNETDELKCVVVCGPSEIDVPDQQTADDVQWEKPVSQDKARENHQVMVSVMEQEGVKVIDYSDYLSSKDNMIHKQLINRVFVRDLGCVFGNKLLPGEAGTSMRRPEYVMSHLLFNKWFDSSTFPIEANDSVQALEYGDVLVLNKDAVFINTGLRTSMTSIQKMKEEIFNAGFSEIGVIDLPRRGDTMHLDMNGNVVGKNLFLAKSYMRFFPVQMVDEHGEHYEMMEQFLNRHGFKVIWTADVKPDVRDTVANLNFLNLNPETLLISSKVNKKIFSHHSVLKKKKLIEVDVTELEKGGGGIRCMTLPFERQP comes from the coding sequence ATGGATGTACATTTGAACTGTTGGAATGAAACAGATGAATTAAAATGTGTAGTCGTATGCGGCCCTTCAGAGATCGATGTGCCTGATCAACAAACAGCGGATGATGTACAGTGGGAAAAACCAGTCAGCCAGGATAAAGCTAGAGAAAACCATCAGGTGATGGTCTCCGTTATGGAGCAAGAAGGCGTAAAGGTGATTGATTACTCCGACTATCTATCTTCAAAAGATAATATGATCCACAAACAGTTGATTAATCGGGTATTTGTCCGTGATCTAGGGTGTGTATTTGGAAATAAACTTCTCCCAGGCGAAGCGGGTACATCAATGAGGAGACCCGAATATGTCATGTCCCATCTTTTATTTAATAAATGGTTTGATTCCTCTACCTTTCCGATCGAAGCAAATGATTCAGTCCAAGCACTGGAATATGGCGACGTATTAGTTCTAAATAAAGATGCTGTCTTTATAAATACAGGACTACGAACAAGTATGACAAGCATTCAAAAGATGAAAGAGGAAATTTTTAATGCAGGTTTTTCAGAAATTGGTGTTATTGATCTTCCCCGTCGTGGGGACACGATGCACTTAGATATGAACGGAAACGTTGTCGGTAAGAACCTTTTCCTTGCCAAAAGTTACATGCGTTTTTTTCCGGTTCAAATGGTCGACGAACATGGAGAGCACTATGAAATGATGGAACAATTCTTGAACCGCCACGGATTTAAGGTTATCTGGACAGCAGACGTCAAGCCTGATGTAAGGGATACGGTTGCAAACCTAAATTTTTTAAATCTGAATCCAGAAACTTTGCTTATCAGTTCAAAAGTGAACAAGAAGATCTTCTCTCATCATTCGGTGTTAAAAAAGAAAAAGTTGATTGAAGTCGATGTAACGGAACTTGAAAAAGGAGGCGGCGGTATCCGCTGTATGACATTGCCTTTTGAACGGCAACCATAG
- a CDS encoding aspartate kinase, translating into MTIVVQKYGGTSLSTTKRIKEVTERILEEKRKGNQVVVVVSAMGSSTDSLVEMSKDVSSHPDPREMDMLLSTGEQVTSSLVALALRDQGADALSLTGEQAGIHTEETFGDASISFIDTPKIKVHLDENKIVVVAGFQGVSEKGEICTLGRGGSDTTAASLAAELHADRCEIFTDVEGVFTADPRVVKEAKKIPELTYKQMQDLADMGAGVVHPRAVLYAYRNNVPLFVRSSFDQQEGTRIDHFREQTNVTGIAVEKDLTCVTIIGKEKTNLSEEASAMIKIIEAAGIAIRRALIIEDRYSFSFIIQSKELKQTYSLLQGRPWISKVSYENRAAVSIVFSHERLANVSNRLGRILMTKRDRADIIFHSPRVWRIIVPEYELALTAQLLHDAFIEKPNLSISL; encoded by the coding sequence TTGACTATCGTTGTTCAAAAGTATGGAGGGACGTCGTTAAGCACTACAAAAAGGATCAAAGAAGTTACGGAACGTATTTTGGAAGAGAAAAGAAAAGGAAACCAGGTGGTTGTGGTTGTATCTGCGATGGGGAGTTCAACGGATTCTTTAGTAGAAATGTCCAAAGATGTTTCCTCTCATCCTGACCCACGGGAAATGGATATGCTTTTATCAACAGGAGAACAAGTCACAAGCTCCCTTGTTGCCCTTGCTCTCCGGGATCAAGGAGCAGATGCACTGTCCCTAACAGGAGAGCAGGCTGGTATCCATACAGAGGAGACCTTTGGGGATGCCTCTATATCGTTTATTGACACCCCGAAGATAAAAGTTCATCTGGATGAGAACAAAATTGTTGTTGTAGCAGGGTTTCAAGGTGTATCTGAAAAGGGGGAAATCTGCACATTAGGGCGAGGAGGATCAGACACGACAGCCGCTTCTTTAGCTGCAGAGCTTCACGCAGATCGGTGTGAGATCTTTACAGATGTAGAAGGAGTTTTTACGGCTGACCCCAGAGTTGTGAAAGAAGCCAAAAAAATTCCTGAACTTACTTATAAACAGATGCAGGATCTTGCTGATATGGGGGCAGGAGTTGTGCATCCAAGGGCCGTCCTATATGCATATAGAAATAACGTTCCTTTGTTCGTGCGTTCAAGTTTTGATCAACAGGAAGGGACAAGGATTGATCACTTTCGCGAGCAAACGAATGTAACTGGGATTGCAGTAGAAAAAGACTTAACATGTGTGACTATTATAGGTAAGGAAAAGACAAACCTTTCCGAAGAAGCATCGGCAATGATAAAGATAATTGAGGCTGCAGGGATCGCGATAAGGAGAGCGCTGATTATAGAAGATCGGTATTCATTCTCATTTATCATACAAAGCAAAGAACTGAAACAAACTTATTCCCTGTTACAAGGAAGACCATGGATCTCTAAAGTTTCTTATGAGAATAGAGCAGCTGTTTCCATAGTTTTTAGCCATGAGCGTCTAGCAAATGTTAGTAATCGACTAGGTAGGATACTAATGACAAAAAGGGATAGAGCAGATATCATTTTCCACAGTCCCAGAGTATGGCGCATTATTGTACCTGAATACGAATTGGCACTTACAGCACAACTGCTCCATGATGCATTTATAGAAAAGCCTAATTTGTCAATATCTTTATAA